In Nostoc sp. CENA543, a single genomic region encodes these proteins:
- a CDS encoding ABC transporter substrate-binding protein: protein MFRSWISCILAFLLSFMMSACTTATTQPQVQTSAIFTAKRVVTLSSLATDIIYQLDSTKLVGITGSTLFKNDSRFQNLPRVSEGQTPPNLEKIVALKPDLVIGAAGFSNQVTQRLEQLGIRTLLTQVNNWQSLAEVTKEIAKLIDVNPQPLLERYQSFLPDKVERSPSTLVLVSIQPILSPNKNSWAGDLLDKFQLKNLAAELQGKSPVAGYVTLSAEKVLEANPETILIVSSPGSSPNSVLEALQKESFWQKLQATKNNRVYVFDYYGLVNPGSIDAIEKACRQLQQNLFKS, encoded by the coding sequence ACAACTGCAACTACTCAACCACAAGTACAGACTTCTGCAATATTCACCGCTAAAAGAGTCGTCACCCTCTCGTCTTTAGCGACAGATATTATCTATCAATTAGATTCCACAAAACTGGTAGGAATTACAGGTAGTACATTATTTAAAAATGACTCGCGTTTCCAGAATCTACCTCGTGTCAGTGAAGGTCAAACTCCCCCTAATTTAGAAAAAATTGTGGCTCTCAAGCCAGATTTAGTAATTGGTGCAGCAGGCTTTTCTAATCAAGTCACTCAAAGACTAGAACAATTAGGAATTCGCACTTTATTGACACAAGTCAATAATTGGCAATCTTTAGCAGAAGTAACTAAAGAAATTGCTAAATTAATTGATGTAAATCCCCAGCCTTTATTAGAACGTTATCAAAGCTTCTTACCAGATAAAGTTGAGCGCAGTCCTTCTACTCTAGTTTTAGTGAGTATTCAGCCAATTCTATCACCGAATAAAAACAGTTGGGCTGGTGATTTACTCGATAAATTTCAACTCAAGAATTTAGCAGCAGAATTACAAGGTAAAAGTCCCGTTGCCGGTTATGTCACACTATCAGCAGAAAAAGTATTAGAAGCAAACCCAGAGACAATTTTAATAGTAAGTTCCCCTGGAAGTTCACCTAATTCTGTCTTAGAAGCTTTACAAAAAGAATCTTTTTGGCAGAAGTTACAAGCCACCAAAAATAATCGAGTCTATGTTTTTGACTACTATGGTTTAGTTAATCCAGGTAGTATAGATGCTATTGAAAAAGCCTGCCGCCAACTTCAACAAAATTTATTCAAATCATAA
- a CDS encoding FTR1 family protein produces the protein MNFSTALPTFVITLREGVEAALVVGIVLALLKKAKQSRLNIWVYAGIAVGIVVSALIGVLFSWLIKILGAANPQYTPVVEPMLEGVFSVLAIAMLSWMLIWMTKQARFMKAQVEGAVNQALVNNSQAGWGVFSLILVAVVREGFETVLFVAANFQQGLIPTIGALAGLATAAAIGVGLFKLGVKINIRQFFQVMGVLLVLIVAGLVVSALKHFDDAFANLALSNRASESLCFYYEHFTKIHSCILGPMVWNTSKVLPDQEFPGIVFKSLFGYRDNLYLVQAVGYLTFLLTVGGLYFRSLTGGSMKPNHIAIDKKSVSPAKD, from the coding sequence ATGAACTTTAGCACTGCTCTACCTACTTTTGTTATTACACTTCGTGAAGGCGTGGAAGCCGCGTTAGTGGTGGGTATTGTTTTAGCATTATTGAAAAAAGCTAAACAATCCCGCTTGAATATTTGGGTATATGCTGGTATCGCCGTTGGTATTGTTGTCAGCGCGCTAATTGGCGTATTGTTTAGCTGGTTGATTAAAATTCTCGGCGCAGCTAACCCCCAATACACCCCAGTAGTTGAACCCATGCTAGAGGGTGTATTTAGTGTGTTGGCGATCGCCATGCTCAGTTGGATGTTAATCTGGATGACGAAGCAAGCCAGATTCATGAAAGCCCAAGTAGAGGGAGCAGTTAACCAAGCTTTAGTCAACAATTCCCAAGCAGGTTGGGGAGTTTTTAGCTTAATTTTGGTGGCTGTTGTCCGAGAAGGCTTTGAAACAGTCTTATTTGTCGCTGCAAATTTCCAACAAGGACTCATCCCCACAATTGGCGCATTAGCCGGGTTAGCCACAGCAGCTGCGATCGGTGTAGGCTTATTTAAATTGGGCGTGAAAATTAATATCCGTCAATTTTTCCAAGTGATGGGTGTTTTATTAGTTTTGATTGTGGCGGGGTTGGTAGTTTCTGCATTAAAACATTTTGATGACGCTTTTGCTAATTTAGCTCTCAGTAACCGCGCTTCCGAAAGTCTGTGTTTTTATTACGAACACTTTACTAAAATCCATTCTTGCATTTTAGGGCCAATGGTTTGGAATACTAGTAAAGTTTTGCCTGATCAAGAATTTCCTGGTATAGTTTTCAAATCTTTATTTGGCTATAGAGACAATCTCTATCTCGTCCAAGCAGTGGGATATCTGACGTTTTTGTTAACTGTTGGTGGTTTATACTTCCGCAGTTTAACTGGTGGTTCTATGAAACCCAATCATATTGCAATTGACAAAAAATCTGTTAGTCCCGCAAAAGATTAA
- a CDS encoding bacterioferritin, producing the protein MQELDQKKTIDLLNAIMEFELAGVVRYTHYSLMVTGPNRIPIVAFFKAQASESLLHAQQVGEILTGLDGHPTLRIAPMEETFKHSVKDILEESLNHERKALEMYKSLLETVENASIYLEEFARTMIGQEELHNLELKKMLRDFS; encoded by the coding sequence ATGCAAGAGCTTGATCAAAAAAAGACCATCGACTTATTAAACGCCATCATGGAATTTGAACTCGCAGGAGTAGTGCGCTACACACACTATTCCTTGATGGTAACAGGCCCTAATCGTATTCCTATCGTGGCTTTCTTCAAAGCTCAGGCTAGCGAATCCTTACTTCATGCTCAACAAGTAGGGGAAATTCTCACAGGTTTGGATGGACATCCCACCTTAAGAATCGCCCCAATGGAAGAGACTTTCAAGCATTCTGTAAAAGATATATTGGAAGAAAGCTTGAACCACGAAAGAAAAGCTTTGGAAATGTATAAGAGTTTACTTGAAACTGTAGAAAATGCTTCTATTTACTTAGAAGAATTTGCCCGTACCATGATTGGACAAGAAGAACTACATAATCTCGAATTGAAAAAAATGCTCCGCGATTTCAGTTAA
- a CDS encoding helix-hairpin-helix domain-containing protein, producing MIKPRYIFLAIASCFIVSLSSCNGGTQTTENTQPPAITQTTETVTHSGHSSKAKININTAILSELDKFEAKLGVPALSNKIQANRPYGSPEDLVSKKVITQEQFDQIKDLVSVQEVELTGEAKDVDYMTKMGLMKGHLFVAKELLDKNQPKQAEPHIGHPVEEIYIDVEDQLNERQVKEFKTTLVSLQDLVKSSPKSAKVNTDFTASEQSVDGAIAALPEAQRTKPGFVLQVVNGLLDAANSEYGAAIANGKVAEAIEYQDSRGFVIYADELYKGIGTQVSQSNPEAHKAIETSFTELKKVWPSVIPPSQPVKTPPEVTQLIKTIELNSQKVIDQSSTQAQS from the coding sequence ATGATCAAACCCCGTTATATTTTTCTAGCGATCGCTAGCTGTTTTATCGTCTCTTTGAGTTCTTGCAATGGCGGTACACAAACAACCGAGAATACCCAGCCACCAGCAATTACCCAGACAACAGAAACTGTAACTCATAGTGGTCACAGTAGTAAGGCGAAAATTAATATTAATACTGCTATCTTGTCAGAATTAGATAAATTTGAAGCCAAATTAGGTGTTCCGGCTTTATCCAATAAAATTCAAGCCAATCGTCCCTATGGTAGTCCAGAGGATTTAGTCAGCAAGAAAGTCATTACTCAAGAACAGTTTGACCAAATTAAAGATTTAGTCAGCGTTCAGGAAGTAGAATTAACAGGCGAAGCCAAAGACGTAGACTACATGACCAAAATGGGGTTAATGAAAGGTCATTTGTTTGTAGCTAAAGAACTACTAGATAAAAATCAGCCAAAACAAGCCGAACCTCATATTGGACACCCAGTCGAAGAGATTTATATTGACGTAGAAGACCAACTCAACGAGCGTCAAGTCAAAGAATTCAAGACTACTTTGGTGAGTTTACAAGATTTAGTCAAATCCAGTCCCAAGAGTGCCAAAGTTAACACAGATTTTACCGCTTCTGAGCAGTCAGTAGACGGTGCGATCGCCGCTTTACCGGAAGCACAACGCACCAAACCCGGATTTGTCTTACAAGTAGTCAACGGCCTATTAGATGCAGCTAACTCCGAATATGGAGCCGCGATCGCTAATGGTAAAGTAGCAGAAGCCATTGAATATCAAGACTCCCGTGGCTTTGTAATTTACGCTGACGAACTCTACAAAGGAATCGGGACTCAAGTTTCACAAAGCAACCCCGAAGCACACAAAGCCATTGAAACGAGTTTTACCGAACTTAAAAAAGTTTGGCCTAGCGTCATTCCCCCCAGTCAACCAGTAAAAACCCCCCCCGAAGTGACTCAACTGATCAAAACTATTGAACTCAACTCCCAAAAAGTCATTGATCAATCCAGCACCCAAGCACAAAGTTAG
- a CDS encoding multicopper oxidase domain-containing protein: MPNNYSLGKGEIWSRRQLLKWGLCGAGVVGAAAMLQAFNSKSQPIVKIPTMEMNDAQNVAHPLQMLRNFDYGTVKQENGRTIREFQLTAGTSVIQLNSAVAYNVWDLNGHIPGPTLRAKQGDRIRILFLNKAGHSHSLHFHGVHPAEMDGVRPVSNGSATIYEFDAEPYGVHLYHCHIEPVTRHIAKGLYGMFIIDPPKPRPAADEMVLVMAGYDVNDDNRNEYYAFNGLPHHYMHHPIKIYQNQLIRLYVLNIIEFDPAVTFHLHANFFDVYRSGMTMNPSEKTDVITMGVAERHILEFAFRYPGKYMFHPHQDAIAENGCMGQFEVIANNSQISSS; encoded by the coding sequence ATGCCCAATAATTACTCTCTGGGTAAAGGAGAAATTTGGAGTCGTCGCCAACTTTTGAAATGGGGATTATGCGGTGCTGGTGTAGTCGGTGCAGCAGCAATGCTGCAAGCTTTTAATAGCAAAAGCCAGCCAATTGTCAAAATTCCGACAATGGAGATGAATGACGCTCAAAATGTAGCGCATCCCCTGCAAATGCTCAGAAATTTCGATTATGGTACTGTCAAGCAAGAAAATGGACGTACTATTCGAGAATTCCAATTAACTGCGGGGACTTCTGTTATTCAACTCAATAGTGCAGTAGCTTACAATGTCTGGGATTTAAATGGTCACATACCAGGGCCGACACTCAGAGCTAAACAAGGCGATCGCATAAGGATATTATTTCTCAATAAAGCTGGGCATTCCCACTCTTTGCATTTTCATGGAGTACATCCGGCTGAGATGGATGGTGTGCGTCCAGTCAGCAATGGTAGTGCCACAATCTACGAATTCGATGCTGAACCATACGGCGTACATCTCTACCATTGTCACATTGAACCAGTGACGCGTCACATCGCCAAGGGATTGTATGGGATGTTCATCATTGATCCGCCGAAACCTCGTCCTGCGGCTGATGAGATGGTGTTAGTCATGGCTGGTTATGACGTAAATGACGATAACCGCAATGAATATTATGCGTTTAATGGGCTACCGCATCATTATATGCACCATCCCATTAAAATTTACCAAAATCAGCTAATTCGGTTGTACGTCCTCAACATTATCGAATTCGATCCGGCGGTAACTTTTCACCTCCACGCCAACTTTTTTGATGTCTATCGTTCAGGAATGACGATGAACCCTAGTGAAAAAACCGATGTGATCACAATGGGAGTCGCCGAAAGACACATTTTAGAGTTTGCGTTTCGCTACCCAGGTAAATATATGTTCCATCCCCATCAAGATGCAATAGCAGAAAATGGCTGCATGGGACAGTTTGAAGTTATCGCTAATAATTCTCAGATTTCATCTAGTTAA